One Primulina eburnea isolate SZY01 chromosome 4, ASM2296580v1, whole genome shotgun sequence genomic window, GTAGTATCAAGATTCCACCCAACTGCTGCCGCTGCTACTTCCATGCCAATATAACCACCACCAACAACTACAACTTTCTTTGCTTTTTCCTGAGAAATGAATATTTCAAAGTTAATCATGCACAATGAATAAGACCAACTTGACTACCGCCAATCATAGTTATCACAATAATCCAAAATTACCAAAGATGATATTAGTGAATTGGCATCTGCAACATCCCGGATATAATGAACGCCTGGTAAGTTTCCTCCAATTTTATCTGGAAACCTGAAGCCAAGGAACACACATTTcatattatatgttaaatatcTTTAAGAGGCAGTCGCTGAATAAAAATTGTgaagttctattgttgaagagaaaacaaagattaaaaaccTACAGcgataaaaaaaatagtttaatACTAAGCTAGGTGCATATGCAGGgtaaaaaaatagaaaagaaaGTAACTTGCTCCAAGTCAGAGTCAAGGAGAACTTGGAATCCTGTGTTACATGAGTGAAATTTCTATACATGCATTTAAACATTTATTGGGAGTTGGTTTTTTATTCCTTTATTGTTAACAAGGAATGTCAAAGCCGAGCATTATTTCTTTCTGGTAATATTCAGTTGGATGCACGTATCACAATTGTCCAAAACACTAAAGAGCAAATATAAGACAATTCAATGAGTATAAAAGTAGCAAATACCTAAGTTGGAAGATGATATGCAGGACTTAGCAGATAAATTGTGTGATACCTGGAGGAAGTACAACCAGTAGCAATTATAAGTGATCCATATTTAAGCAGCTTTCCTGAATCAGTTCTTAATGTTTGCTTCTCTATATCAAGGCTTGTCACTGGATCCTCAAGAAGCATCTGTATGAAATGACATTTTAGGGATTCAACTGTGAACATCACTGAGTTGTACTTGCACCACAATGATGTTACTCAAAATCAGAGGCTCAAAAAATTGATCTACTAAATGTGATAATCACACTAAACATAACCACCACACCAGTAAATAATCCACACTGAAAAAAATTATAGCTGAAACTAAAATCATTTATAGAATGAAATTTGGAATCAAATTCAAATGGTGAGTATATGTTCGAATGTTTTTCTCGAGAGCCCTATAACATGCTAAAATGTGCGTACAATGTGGAAACTAGATACACTAGACGCCAGAACAGCTAATAACAAAATCAAAATGCACAGCTTTAACATATTATAAAGTTCAATATTGACAAAGACAAAAATATACTCAAGTACCCTCAATATTCTTTTTCAGATTTCAAGTATATTGTCCATAAATATACTGAGATCAAGCGGCAAACAAGAAGAGAAAAGAGGAGAGATTATTCGTTACCTCTATCCCTTTCTCCTTGTACCATTCAGGTGTCTGCCTTTCACCCCCTGAGCCAACACAAGTATGGAAACCCTGAAAATGCATAACACCAAATCTATTCATGATATTCCCAACACTTTTATATGTATGGTTGCAAACGAAAGAATGACACTGATAACCAAAGCCTAACACAAGTGAAAACATGATTCCAAAATAAGCATCACTAGCTGATTTCAAAAACAATTTATGCAAGCTATCAATGACATCATGCTCACGGGTAAACGAGCTGGCTTTTTATCTGTTGGGAACAAGTAAGCCTTTGTCAATGCTGGACGCTCATAAGGTGCATATGCCTGTGATCAAAGAAAAAATTGATTGAAGCACAGCCACCACCAAATACCATATTATCAGCGACGCAAATTTAGATATCAGAAAAATGTGATTATTAATTTGCGATGGGAACACAAAATACAGTTTGTCATTCTGATTTCTAATATGTTCTTGTTCGTATTCCTTGAATTAAATCATTATAATCTCTAGAAAATGTTTTGATCACCTGAAATCAGTTCTGTGACTCCTACCATCATGATTTTAAATTGGACACCAATTCGTAAATGCGAAATCTGGTTTTTACAAGTGCGGATGACCGCATGCTGCTGTGGCAGCACAATACACTCATCCTTTTATTGGAGAACTATAAATGCAGCGAAAATTTCAATATGTGATGTTCAGTATAGTGCCACAGCCAAAAACATTGCAAAGAAAGGTCCCAAATTTTAAGGATATTCCTAGTAGAATCCTCCATCTCTCAAACTTTTCCAATCATGAGAAAGTGCAAGTGAGTTTTTGAACAACGGAGGTTGCTAGCATTCATTGTCTACCTCTAGTGGTAGACCCAGGACTTCAAATGAGGAGGCGCCTATGCCCACCGATCTTGAGGCAAAACTTGCAGTTCTCAACAGCTCACCACATAAATttcaatttgttttttaaatttagGTTGAGAGAAGTTGATATTTCGTTCTTGTTGGGTCGGCTTGTGACGACGCTTCTTAAGCATGATTGACTGAATTTGTATGTAAGAGACGATGTTGATTTGATGCAGAAACATACATGGGAACTAAAAAGCTACCTCTTTGGAAACAATGCAGAGCTTTCCATCAGCCATCCCATGCTCGACAAAAGTCCGAGCTGCGTAGCCTGCAGCATTTCCACCGCCAACTATCACAAACCTGCAATCACAGATCAAAACccagaaaaaataaatataattccTAAACAGAACCCCAAAAAATGAAGATCAATGTCAAGAAGTTGCAGCTGCGCAATAGCTTACTCTCGATTATCGTTGGCGAAAGAGGAAGCCGAAACGGTGAATCTTCTCCGGTAACTCGTGAAACCGGTAGAAGAAATCTGAGAAATTTGATTGATGGAACCTGATTGCGGACACCATAGTGAAATTCCGTGCTTCAATGATATCATATTGGATGTGCTCGCCATCAGCATTCTACGAGCTGCAAGCTTTCGCAACCCAAAAGAATGAGAAACAATGAAACTCAAAGTGCAGAATAGTAATGAACTACTgcacaagaaaataaaaatggaaAGAGAGATGAAGGACCTGCAGTCATCAGGAATCAAGAATTATACAGTAATTTGTTGTTTATATGATAAAAGAGAGAAGTAGTAGGGTGAAGGGTGAAAACAACAATTGAATTTTCTCAATTGACTTTTGTGAAGGCTGAAGAGTCAGATCGGATATGGCAACGGCTATTGGCTGGGTAAAAGACACGTTCGCGTCGTCGCGTGGCAACATTCTAGGAACTTGAGCTCGAATACGATGATGCTAAAATTTTAATGTTGGTGAGCAAAAATTATTCTTAGTTTATTACTGGAGAGAGGGTCAGGTTGAATGAACAAACGTTATAGTACATCGGAAGTCTTTTCGACTTAGTTATTATGCTCAAATAGCGAAATGAAGAGTGCAAAAATAATGCCGTTAATTAATGAGTGAAGGAAAGATATTTATAGAGATAGAAAAGTCAGAGATCGAACTCCGATTAATTTATTGGACCTCAATTTTGGTCTTGAATGTATTCAATATGAGTATCATTTCGACTCATGGATTTGACGTTGATCGGGTTGGCCAAATCACATCCGGATCGGATCAGATCGAAAATATAAGGATATcataatatatgtatatatcatTCCAAATCAATTTGATTTTCCTCGCCTTCCTGTATGACTTTGTTCCAATAACAAAAGCTGTGCATTGTGGTACGAACTTCATTAGGCTGCAGTGTATACAGAATTTTGTGTCGTGGGGGCTAAATTTACGATAATAATATTATTGACAGAAAAAACAAGAGAACCAGATATCTATTACTGACAAAAAAAGCAAGAGGACGAGATCTCCATATACTATTACGGTGCATTTGGTATGCATGATTAGGTaggttttttatgatttttaaactcACCTAAAACTCAATATCTCCTATGTATGATTAGGTTGTATTAGGTGTCTTCCCTCATAAGATTATTTATCATTCCTTTATCCCCACCCTCTTTCCTATTAAACCATTTCTCTTTCACCAACGCCAGATCACCTCCATCGCGGGACCGTCGTCGAGCCTCCGCCGACCGCCTCCGGTCGTCGGACTACCTCACTCGCGGCCCGCCGCCGCCGACCTCCGCCGGCCGTCAGACCACCTCCCAGCGCCGACCAAAATGGGACAAGCTATTTGGATCCCTAGTAAAGGCGAAGagtcaaatttttctttaaaaatacttttttttattataatttacgtttgatttttttttaaaaaaaaattggacacCTCACCCCTTCGATACATAAGAAGTACTCAGGTAATCCTATAACTTGGGCCGAGGAGGGGTCATAACCATGGTCATCTATAACTCAAAGCGAAGATAAGAGCCAGCTAGGGGCCATCCCCGGAATTGTAAAAATTGGAGAAGATAATCAGATCAACATAGGCTCAAGTGAGGTCAGGCAGTATAACATGATTTAGGAGATTTAGGGCTACGTCCTCATTATCGCACCACGATCATCTGCCTGGATACCTCAGTACATGTGTCGTTTCCAAGTCCATAATATGGGATTCCATACTTCGGAATCATGAGTCAGTCACTCAGCGCACGCTGGGATGATGTAACTAGACTAGAAGCAGTCTTGGTTGTCAGAGATATACGTGTCAGAAATCAGGACATGAGCATCAATCTTGCCATGAATAGCAACCGAACACTGAAAACAAGGTcatcattaattatattttcataaataacaAGGTTTTTTGTATTGTAAAACATTCAATTCACTTACCATTTCTCATAAACtttcaatatatattttatgtattatattttCTTTTACAAAAAAACATTTGACTAACTTGAGCAACAAAGTGGCCACGTTCGAAAACCTCTCAACGCCCCACTAACGttcttttctctttaaaatGTGCAGACTAATTAGCCCGGATACTCTCCACCTGATCTCCAGTGTGTCCGAGAAAAAATCTAACCAACTCGATATAATCGTCTACTAAGCTCAATTTCTCCTATATCACCAATTATATCTTATATTCTCCCATatcatataaattttatattaattcatcaATATATATCAAACATATATTTTTAGCAATAGATCATGGGCTATAGCCTGAGAGCCGTGTGACTTGATAAATATGAtgattaaaattcataattaataatttttttccacACCATTGTTAAAGGAGTCAAAGAAGGCAGAGCGATAGACAGAGAGTTGATGAGTCCATTTGGACATGGTCCTACCTATCTTCTGTCTACGTCCCTCTCCTTCTCCTTTCCCCGCCGCCGTGTCCCACGATAGCCATTTCTCGATAATTTTATCCCCATGGCTCCAGAAAGTAGCTCAGCCTCAGCTTCGAGCAGGTCAAACATTGATGGAGTGCTGACACATGGTGGTAAATACGTGCGGTACAATGTGCACGGTACTTTTTTCGAGGTCTCCAACAAATACGTGCCCCCTCTCCGCCCTATTGGTCGCGGCGCCTACGGACTTGTCTGGTAAATTTTAGCATTAATTCAATTGTCAATGGTCTCGTGAGAGATCTTTACTTACCTAATCAGATGCACCAGTTAATGTATTCTACTGAAGGCGGAAACTTGCATcgaaaattgaatttttttcacGTCCCTTGAGTTAAAGTTTCAAAACTTATAATATCTACCTGTCTGCTCCTTGTACGGCGCGGCGCGGCCCTTATTTGGGTGCGAAAGGTCGTTAGTGCTGTCATTTTTGGCTTATGAGCGTATAAGAAACATAAATTTGTATGCTTTTCTTTGTACGAGAGAGAAATTTTGTGCATGGAATCTATTGTTTGTTAGAAGACATCGTGGGTAAAATTTTACAATTCTAGGCTGTGCAGATTCTTGCTTGCTCATGCAGCTTTGATGTGTACAAACTTCACGTTTCTTTTCATCTTTTTATGTAGTGCTGCTATCAATAAGGAGACTAATGAGGAGGTTGCCATTAAGAAAATTGGCAATTCATTTGATAACTGTATAGACGCGAAAAGGACTTTGAGGGAGATTAAACTTTTACGCCACTTGGATCATGAAAATGTAGGTTGAATTGAACCCATTATTCTGCTAGCCTTTGCAGTCTTGATAATTCTCGATAGCCCGAGCCTGAtgcttttttgttttttgaaaattatgtaTCACTTTTTAATTAAGCTTTATTCGTTTCAGATTATAGCTATCAAGGACATTATTAGGCCACCAAAGAGGGAAGCTTTTGATGATGTCTACATAGTATATGAATTGATGGACACAGATTTGCATCAGGTTATCAGATCCGATCAAGAATTAACAGATGATCATTGTCAGGTTATACTTTTGAataccatttatttttacaaataggTATTTAATTTTCAGTTCAAATATAGCACTTAAGATGAATCACTGTGATTCCAGTTACATTAACTTCAAATTTAGCAATGAACTAGAATATCGAGAGTGAAAGCAAGAAAGAGCTACTACTAAAATGAATTGGTCAACTGAGAGTTTCATGTGCAAATGTTACATCAAAAGAGTTCTGTGGTTGGAGTTATTCGACGAGTGATTAATATATTTTCTGTGGATTGTACTGGGGTATTTTACTAATTCTAAACAGATAGACTCTTTTCCCTTACATGCCTAAATTACCTCTCTTTGAACACAGGACAAAAATGGTTGCAGAGTAGATTGTGTTCTTATcgcttgattttttttttgctatttccaattgacatttaaaatttgTGTTCAAATATAACGTGTTGATAACCAAATGAGTACGAGAAAAATGCATGAGTGGATCCAGCAAATTGTCGGTCACTCcctcaaattaaaaatattaaattctatacataattttctgaaaagtCATGTTTTGCTCACTTGAAATCGTTTTAGTCTCCTTTCTTACCTAGTCACACTCCCCCTCATCATTATTCCTGAATCCTCTCGTGTGAATTACCAAAATATTTCAGCACCTAGTCTTGGTAAGGAATTCACTGTAAAATGTAACTCCCAGTATCGCAGCATTTTGTGGAAAGGAATTTGATGTCATTGGTCTACTGGAACTACCTGCAAGTGGTGTATTTCTTTTTTGAATAGTCCATTTTTTGTGGAAAAGAAACTCGAATCATGGAAATTGCGATGTTGTAATAGCCTCTTGTAGTTTTGCTGCCGCTGTTGCATATCTCAAGTTCCTAGTTCTTACCTAAATCTGCCCTCTCGAGTTGAGTATTTTGGCATAATTCATGAGAAAAGTGTATTCTTTTCGAGTTCCTATAATTATTTGTGAATTAtgatcttatttatttatttgacaaTTTCCAGTACTTCCTGTATCAATTGTTACGAGGGCTAAAATATATACATTCTGCAAGCGTCTTGCATCGTGACCTTAAGCCAAGCAATTTGCTTCTCAATGCGAACTGTGATCTGAAAATAGGAGATTTTGGTTTGGCAAGGACAATATCTGAAACGGATTTCATGACTGAATACGTTGTAACACGTTGGTATCGAGCGCCTGAATTACTCCTTAATTGCTCTGAATACACTGCTGCAATAGACGTGTGGTCCGTTGGTTGCATTCTTGCTGAAACAATGACTAGAGAACCTTTATTCCCAGGAAAAGATTATATTCATCAGCTGAAACTCATTACTGAGGTATTCCTTTTTAACATCACTCTTCTGGGATCATTAGCGATCCACCAGGGTTTGGAGGGACAGTTTCCAATATAATGAAAGCAtttcaataattttatttttattttttctaaaaaatgcAAGTTTCGTATTCTAAATGCATTCAGTCTCCCCACTTGTACCCTCTTCCCAGTTCACCATCCTCCCCTGAATATCTGGAGTTTTCTATGTTCGGGATCGAAGTTCCATGATTTTCGAATTATGATTTTGTGGGGTGACATTACGAATTGAATTTTGTACTTTCTCCAAATTTAGCCTAAACATATAAATTCTGTGTATGAAAGATGAATTGAAATTTCAATGTGGTATCAAATCCAGCTACTACTTAGTGTTAGAGGAGCTTGAGGGAATGAGGAGTTGAAAAGATAACCGAAATGCAAGAATGGATAGTTTGGATTAGAGGTTCACCAAGCAAAGTTTCCCTCTGTATGTCTAAATTCTGTTCTATATTATAAATTTGTAAATCGTCTCCTTTTTTGCCTCAAAGCTATTAGGGACCCCTGATGAGACGAGCCTTAAATTCCTAAGAAGCGACAATGCCCGAAGATATGTAAAACAGCTTCCTCAATTCCCAAAACAACAATTGTTGACTAGATTTCCGAACATGTCTCCTTTGGCACTGGATTTACTGGGGAAGCTGCTTAAGTTTGATCCCAGCCAACGTATAACTGGTACATTCAGCTTCTTTTTAGATTTCATCTCAATAGTTAATCTTGTTAAATTCAGCTGATATCAAATTTCTGGATTAAGCAGTTGATGAGGCTCTCCGTCATCCATATTTATCATCTCTTCACGATATAAATGACGAGCCCATTTGCTCCATGCCTTTCAGTTTCGATTTTGAGCGGCCATCGATAACTGAAGAAAACATTAGGGAGCTTATTTGGAGGGAATCAGTTGAGTTTAATCCAGGTCTTGTTAAATAATCATCTTTATTTGCAATATTTCTTTTGTACTGTTTGGTAAATATATATTGTTTCTCCGTGGATGAATCTTCCTGGACATATATTATTCTAACCACTGTTTAAATTATCACAGCTTGTTATGTATAAAACCGAGTTTACTATTAGAAGTTACCAAGTTTATTTAGGATTACTAAATATTTATTTCAGGTTTGTTAATTGTTACTGTGAAGCTAGATGTTATTCTAATTCATTATAGCTAAGATAGTCGATTTGTGCCGTgactttaaatttgatttagATGCGATCTTATTGGGATCTCTGATTTTTTTCATGATAAaatacacaaatttttatctaaaGTTGACATATTTTATTAGATCCTATACATCTTATAAATGGACAAATaatcaaaaaaaaatatacattATTCATGTACCACAAATTCTAATATAGGTAATTCTTATAATAATATGTCTTTATTCCGTCGGTTTAGAATTGTAAATTATGGCTTGTTAAAGCAGCTCTTGATTAGTCGATAGGGGAAAAATCAATATTTACAATTTCAAATTCTTGGAGAGgtaatatattattttgaggACGAAGCTGAGAATGCAAGCTGCAGATTGCACGACTTTAATGTACCATGCTTGAAATGGACTTATGATTGGCTGTATAGTTATACTGTATGTCTTTAGAAGCACTTGAAATATGATGTGAGATCTTTTCAGGAACCCTGCATTagaaaatgtagttttatcAGTACCCTGTGTGTTTCAAACCtatatatttttgttatatcatatattatattaattagatATTTATTGTTCGATATTTATCTCGTATTAGGACATTCAATCAGTATACCAAATGATGATACTCTAACTGGAGGATAATAGTTCAAGGGAAAAAAAAGCATTAGTATATATGGAAGCTCACATACATTCTGTAGCTGCTGGGAATGCATCAAATAGCGAAGTCACAATCTTGAACATCGTCTATTCTCAAggaaatgcaaaaaaaaaaaggaaaaaagggCAAAGACAAATAGTGACTAAACACTTGAAAGATTAAGTAAACGAGGTGCTAAAAAGATTGACAaggatatttatttttagtaCCAGCGCTACACGTCCCAGTTTGATAGGTGGCTCAATGAAAACTCGAACTTTCCTGCATGGGGTTGTGAAAGAAATTATCGCTATCTTTCAATTAAACATGATGGGTTCGTTCAAAAATTATCTTTATGCATACTTGATGACTAGCTTGTCTCCATCTGCTGATAGTGAGTAATAGCTGCATCCTCTGGTTAAAGGGACTTGTATATTATCCCAATCTGCATTAGCAAAATAGAAATCTTTAGTGTCAAAGAATGTAAAATGCTATTCTCTATGTAAAACGATAATTCTTTTTAAAGGTAGTGTGTAAATCATTCAAGATTGGTGAGTGAGGTGATCGCAGAAGATACCTAAATGCCAACTGACTGCAGCGGTGGAGTCATTCCCTTCGCATATATGATCAATGTTGAACTGCATATTTTGACCCATACACGAAATTATTTGCTCCAAGAAATGCAAAACCTCCTGCATTGTTCAAGAAACAAACATGTTATTTCTGAACAAGGCAACACAAACTTTACTATAAACACATGAAAGGCGGCAAGTTCCTCGTGAGTTGGgttattgatattttaaaaattttaatgtgATTTAGAGATATAATACCTTTTTTCCGTGGAACGGTTTAGGGAAAGAGAAATCTTCAAAGAAACAATCTTCTGCCATCAATTTGTCTAGTTTCTTTAACTTCTTCTCATTAATGGCAGAGTAAAACTGCATAATTGTGTTTGCAGGAGAATCTGCGCTTATTTTGATGTTAGAATTGCTAGATGGAATCGCAAATAGTTGTAAGGATTTGCTTTTGATGCTCTTATTTAAATGTATCGGTTGGAGCAGCGTCCCAATAGCTGGTTCTTGAAAGCCGCATTGTCTGTTTAGAAACACAGAGTGAAATGAATGCTTCACCTCTGGTTTGACATTGAACTGGATACTCTGCATTGTGACAGCATTGCTAAATCTCATTGAAGCAGCCATTGTAGAAGGATTGACAAAACATGCATCTGACATATGAATTTGAGTGTCGTGATAGAGCAAAATGGGAATGTTTGTTCCTTGGAACATGGAAAAGGCATCACGGTTTCTAGGCATTTTAGTTTATTTATGTGGCTTGAAATGTAACCAAAGAATCGATCCTTCAGACATTCCAAATTCTGTGATAGATACTCTTTTGATTTGGTCAAGAATTGATACCATGATTCACCTTGAAATGGAAGCATTGTGGGACGTTTTCTTCCCCAAATTCGAAAAAAAGAGGGGAGAAGTACTTGCTTGATTATTGCATCAAAGTTTTGCCGTAGTTGGTACCATCATGCATACAAGATTTTACCAAATACCGTGAACTAAATCGAGGTATGTGGTTTAATGCACATCACAACATGTAGCAAATAATAATGATGGTCTAAATAAACATTTAtggtttttataattttatggttTTTGAGCAACCAATCTGTATAACGTGCCTTATTTGTTAAGGAAAACACTTGATCTTTCGAATCAGACTACTTCGACAATGTCATGTAAGAATGCAGCCACCAAAATTTTTTCAATTCACAAAAACGAGTACAAGAAAATGCAATACAAGAGTTGTATACAACATTTTTCCTTAATACTGGGATTTTTTCCTAGGTGAACTCAGATATTGAGCCGAGGATATGAGCGAATGAAATGCTTTTGCTGCTATCCTCATTTTGATCTGTCCTCTCTGTGGAATTAGTCTCTGCCTCTTCAAATTCTTGTCAAATGCAGAATTAGTAGCCGTTGCATCATTTACCTTGGTTCTCATCTTTTGTCAAGGTGTTTGAGCCGAGAacactgtttttttttttctttttggagTGATTTTTGATCTGATTCTTGATACTTGAGTACTTTGGATTGAATAGAATTATAAGCTGGGGTGGTTTATATAGGGTGTTTGGTTTTGGTGGATCTGGGGAGGACAAGTGAGGGTGGTAGCAAGGGTTCTTCACTAGGCAGGGGAGTGGGGAGACATGCCAGCTATAATGTTTAAACCTCAAAAGAT contains:
- the LOC140831197 gene encoding mitogen-activated protein kinase 4-like isoform X4, with amino-acid sequence MAPESSSASASSRSNIDGVLTHGGKYVRYNVHGTFFEVSNKYVPPLRPIGRGAYGLVCAAINKETNEEVAIKKIGNSFDNCIDAKRTLREIKLLRHLDHENIIAIKDIIRPPKREAFDDVYIVYELMDTDLHQVIRSDQELTDDHCQYFLYQLLRGLKYIHSASVLHRDLKPSNLLLNANCDLKIGDFGLARTISETDFMTEYVVTRWYRAPELLLNCSEYTAAIDVWSVGCILAETMTREPLFPGKDYIHQLKLITELLGTPDETSLKFLRSDNARRYVKQLPQFPKQQLLTRFPNMSPLALDLLGKLLKFDPSQRITVDEALRHPYLSSLHDINDEPICSMPFSFDFERPSITEENIRELIWRESVEFNPGHSISIPNDDTLTGG
- the LOC140831197 gene encoding mitogen-activated protein kinase 4-like isoform X6, with protein sequence MAPESSSASASSRSNIDGVLTHGGKYVRYNVHGTFFEVSNKYVPPLRPIGRGAYGLVCAAINKETNEEVAIKKIGNSFDNCIDAKRTLREIKLLRHLDHENIIAIKDIIRPPKREAFDDVYIVYELMDTDLHQVIRSDQELTDDHCQYFLYQLLRGLKYIHSASVLHRDLKPSNLLLNANCDLKIGDFGLARTISETDFMTEYVVTRWYRAPELLLNCSEYTAAIDVWSVGCILAETMTREPLFPGKDYIHQLKLITELLGTPDETSLKFLRSDNARRYVKQLPQFPKQQLLTRFPNMSPLALDLLGKLLKFDPSQRITVDEALRHPYLSSLHDINDEPICSMPFSFDFERPSITEENIRELIWRESDIQSVYQMMIL
- the LOC140831197 gene encoding mitogen-activated protein kinase 4-like isoform X8, whose translation is MAPESSSASASSRSNIDGVLTHGGKYVRYNVHGTFFEVSNKYVPPLRPIGRGAYGLVCAAINKETNEEVAIKKIGNSFDNCIDAKRTLREIKLLRHLDHENIIAIKDIIRPPKREAFDDVYIVYELMDTDLHQVIRSDQELTDDHCQYFLYQLLRGLKYIHSASVLHRDLKPSNLLLNANCDLKIGDFGLARTISETDFMTEYVVTRWYRAPELLLNCSEYTAAIDVWSVGCILAETMTREPLFPGKDYIHQLKLITELLGTPDETSLKFLRSDNARRYVKQLPQFPKQQLLTRFPNMSPLALDLLGKLLKFDPSQRITVDEALRHPYLSSLHDINDEPICSMPFSFDFERPSITEENIRELIWRESENLRLF
- the LOC140831197 gene encoding mitogen-activated protein kinase 4-like isoform X2, translating into MAPESSSASASSRSNIDGVLTHGGKYVRYNVHGTFFEVSNKYVPPLRPIGRGAYGLVCAAINKETNEEVAIKKIGNSFDNCIDAKRTLREIKLLRHLDHENIIAIKDIIRPPKREAFDDVYIVYELMDTDLHQVIRSDQELTDDHCQYFLYQLLRGLKYIHSASVLHRDLKPSNLLLNANCDLKIGDFGLARTISETDFMTEYVVTRWYRAPELLLNCSEYTAAIDVWSVGCILAETMTREPLFPGKDYIHQLKLITELLGTPDETSLKFLRSDNARRYVKQLPQFPKQQLLTRFPNMSPLALDLLGKLLKFDPSQRITVDEALRHPYLSSLHDINDEPICSMPFSFDFERPSITEENIRELIWRESVEFNPGCLVLVDLGRTSEGGSKGSSLGRGVGRHASYNV
- the LOC140831197 gene encoding mitogen-activated protein kinase 4-like isoform X7, producing the protein MAPESSSASASSRSNIDGVLTHGGKYVRYNVHGTFFEVSNKYVPPLRPIGRGAYGLVCAAINKETNEEVAIKKIGNSFDNCIDAKRTLREIKLLRHLDHENIIAIKDIIRPPKREAFDDVYIVYELMDTDLHQVIRSDQELTDDHCQYFLYQLLRGLKYIHSASVLHRDLKPSNLLLNANCDLKIGDFGLARTISETDFMTEYVVTRWYRAPELLLNCSEYTAAIDVWSVGCILAETMTREPLFPGKDYIHQLKLITELLGTPDETSLKFLRSDNARRYVKQLPQFPKQQLLTRFPNMSPLALDLLGKLLKFDPSQRITVDEALRHPYLSSLHDINDEPICSMPFSFDFERPSITEENIRELIWRESVNSDIEPRI
- the LOC140831197 gene encoding mitogen-activated protein kinase 4-like isoform X5, yielding MAPESSSASASSRSNIDGVLTHGGKYVRYNVHGTFFEVSNKYVPPLRPIGRGAYGLVCAAINKETNEEVAIKKIGNSFDNCIDAKRTLREIKLLRHLDHENIIAIKDIIRPPKREAFDDVYIVYELMDTDLHQVIRSDQELTDDHCQYFLYQLLRGLKYIHSASVLHRDLKPSNLLLNANCDLKIGDFGLARTISETDFMTEYVVTRWYRAPELLLNCSEYTAAIDVWSVGCILAETMTREPLFPGKDYIHQLKLITELLGTPDETSLKFLRSDNARRYVKQLPQFPKQQLLTRFPNMSPLALDLLGKLLKFDPSQRITVDEALRHPYLSSLHDINDEPICSMPFSFDFERPSITEENIRELIWRESGVWFWWIWGGQVRVVARVLH
- the LOC140831197 gene encoding mitogen-activated protein kinase 4-like isoform X9, producing MAPESSSASASSRSNIDGVLTHGGKYVRYNVHGTFFEVSNKYVPPLRPIGRGAYGLVCAAINKETNEEVAIKKIGNSFDNCIDAKRTLREIKLLRHLDHENIIAIKDIIRPPKREAFDDVYIVYELMDTDLHQVIRSDQELTDDHCQYFLYQLLRGLKYIHSASVLHRDLKPSNLLLNANCDLKIGDFGLARTISETDFMTEYVVTRWYRAPELLLNCSEYTAAIDVWSVGCILAETMTREPLFPGKDYIHQLKLITELLGTPDETSLKFLRSDNARRYVKQLPQFPKQQLLTRFPNMSPLALDLLGKLLKFDPSQRITVDEALRHPYLSSLHDINDEPICSMPFSFDFERPSITEENIRELIWRESHC
- the LOC140831197 gene encoding mitogen-activated protein kinase 4-like isoform X3, giving the protein MAPESSSASASSRSNIDGVLTHGGKYVRYNVHGTFFEVSNKYVPPLRPIGRGAYGLVCAAINKETNEEVAIKKIGNSFDNCIDAKRTLREIKLLRHLDHENIIAIKDIIRPPKREAFDDVYIVYELMDTDLHQVIRSDQELTDDHCQYFLYQLLRGLKYIHSASVLHRDLKPSNLLLNANCDLKIGDFGLARTISETDFMTEYVVTRWYRAPELLLNCSEYTAAIDVWSVGCILAETMTREPLFPGKDYIHQLKLITELLGTPDETSLKFLRSDNARRYVKQLPQFPKQQLLTRFPNMSPLALDLLGKLLKFDPSQRITVDEALRHPYLSSLHDINDEPICSMPFSFDFERPSITEENIRELIWRESVEFNPALLNLIEAAIVEGLTKHASDI
- the LOC140831197 gene encoding mitogen-activated protein kinase 4-like isoform X1, translated to MAPESSSASASSRSNIDGVLTHGGKYVRYNVHGTFFEVSNKYVPPLRPIGRGAYGLVCAAINKETNEEVAIKKIGNSFDNCIDAKRTLREIKLLRHLDHENIIAIKDIIRPPKREAFDDVYIVYELMDTDLHQVIRSDQELTDDHCQYFLYQLLRGLKYIHSASVLHRDLKPSNLLLNANCDLKIGDFGLARTISETDFMTEYVVTRWYRAPELLLNCSEYTAAIDVWSVGCILAETMTREPLFPGKDYIHQLKLITELLGTPDETSLKFLRSDNARRYVKQLPQFPKQQLLTRFPNMSPLALDLLGKLLKFDPSQRITVDEALRHPYLSSLHDINDEPICSMPFSFDFERPSITEENIRELIWRESVEFNPGESALILMLELLDGIANSCKDLLLMLLFKCIGWSSVPIAGS